In the genome of Streptomyces sp. V2I9, one region contains:
- a CDS encoding diacylglycerol kinase: MSAAEPPGDGDDQLLVVIDPVARRSDGESVRIAKDVLSAGSHAKICLPDTPEEFARALSRRGSRRPVVVGDDHALLRAVAQLHRERELAAGVLSLIPVGAAHALEVAHALGVPRGAVAAARTALDGVVRRLDLLVDDSDGVVLGRLRIPVPAPPPDARGPHAGVTAVWDTCRSLVASLVRPVPVAAAAAHPTTHRLRIEADGVVLSDLDTPVRGLSVTSRGGGGLADVVVRTAAGEDVTAEAGAVTVSGADFRYRAGIRTAGPVRTRTWTVRPGAWALMLPAPASADGAAGARW, encoded by the coding sequence GTGTCGGCTGCAGAGCCCCCCGGCGACGGCGACGACCAGCTTCTGGTGGTCATCGACCCGGTCGCCCGCCGGAGCGACGGCGAGTCCGTCCGTATCGCCAAGGACGTGCTGAGCGCCGGCTCGCACGCCAAGATCTGCCTTCCGGACACCCCCGAGGAGTTCGCGCGGGCCCTGTCCCGGCGGGGTTCGCGCAGGCCCGTGGTGGTCGGCGACGACCACGCGCTGCTGCGTGCGGTGGCCCAGCTGCACCGTGAACGGGAGCTGGCCGCCGGCGTCCTCTCCCTGATCCCCGTCGGCGCGGCGCACGCCCTGGAAGTGGCCCACGCCCTCGGCGTCCCCCGCGGCGCGGTGGCCGCCGCGCGGACCGCGCTCGACGGAGTGGTGCGCCGTCTGGACCTGCTGGTCGACGACAGCGACGGCGTCGTCCTCGGCCGCCTGCGCATCCCCGTCCCCGCCCCGCCGCCCGACGCGCGGGGCCCGCACGCGGGCGTCACGGCCGTCTGGGACACCTGTCGCTCGCTGGTGGCGTCCCTGGTCCGGCCGGTCCCGGTCGCCGCCGCCGCCGCGCACCCGACCACACACCGCCTGCGCATCGAGGCGGACGGGGTGGTGCTGAGCGACCTGGACACCCCGGTCCGGGGCCTCTCCGTGACCTCCCGAGGGGGCGGAGGGCTGGCCGACGTCGTCGTCCGCACCGCCGCGGGCGAGGACGTGACGGCGGAGGCCGGGGCGGTCACGGTCTCGGGCGCGGACTTCCGCTACCGGGCGGGCATACGGACCGCGGGGCCGGTGCGCACCCGGACCTGGACGGTCCGGCCGGGCGCCTGGGCGCTGATGCTGCCCGCCCCGGCGAGCGCGGACGGGGCGGCGGGCGCACGCTGGTAG
- a CDS encoding adenylosuccinate synthase, with product MPALVLLGAQWGDEGKGKATDLLGGSVDYVVRYQGGNNAGHTVVVGDQKYALHLLPSGILSPGCTPVIGNGVVVDPAVLLSELSGLNERGVDTSKLLISGNAHLITPYNVTLDKVTERFLGKRKIGTTGRGIGPTYADKINRVGIRVQDLYDESILEQKVEAALEQKNQLLAKVFNRRAIEAGKVVEDMLQYAEQIKPFVADTTLILNDAIDDGKVVLFEGGQGTLLDVDHGTYPFVTSSNPTAGGACTGAGVGPTKISRVIGILKAYTTRVGAGPFPTELFDEDGEALRRIGGERGVTTGRDRRCGWFDAPIARYATRVNGLTDFFLTKLDVLTGWERIPVCVAYEIDGKRVEELPYNQTDFHHAKPIYEYLPGWSEDITKAKTFSDLPKNAQGYVKALEEMSGAPISAIGVGPGRTETIEINSFL from the coding sequence GTGCCCGCACTTGTGCTGCTCGGTGCTCAGTGGGGTGACGAGGGCAAGGGGAAGGCCACCGACCTGCTCGGTGGATCCGTGGACTATGTGGTGCGCTACCAGGGCGGCAACAACGCCGGCCACACGGTCGTCGTCGGCGACCAGAAGTACGCGCTGCATCTCCTCCCCTCCGGAATCCTGTCGCCGGGGTGCACCCCGGTCATCGGAAACGGTGTCGTGGTCGACCCGGCGGTCCTGCTCTCCGAGCTGAGCGGTCTGAACGAGCGAGGCGTCGACACGTCCAAGCTTTTGATCAGCGGAAACGCTCACCTGATCACTCCGTATAACGTCACGCTCGACAAGGTGACCGAGCGCTTCCTGGGGAAGCGCAAGATCGGCACGACGGGCCGGGGCATCGGCCCGACGTACGCCGACAAGATCAACCGGGTGGGCATCCGCGTCCAGGACCTCTACGACGAGTCGATCCTGGAGCAGAAGGTGGAGGCGGCCCTGGAGCAGAAGAACCAGCTCCTGGCCAAGGTCTTCAACCGCCGGGCCATCGAGGCCGGCAAGGTCGTCGAGGACATGCTCCAGTACGCGGAGCAGATCAAGCCGTTCGTCGCCGACACGACCCTGATCCTGAACGACGCCATCGACGACGGCAAGGTCGTGCTCTTCGAGGGCGGCCAGGGCACCCTGCTCGACGTCGACCACGGCACGTACCCCTTCGTCACCTCGTCGAACCCGACCGCGGGCGGCGCCTGCACCGGAGCCGGTGTAGGCCCGACGAAGATCAGCCGCGTGATCGGCATCCTCAAGGCCTATACGACGCGTGTGGGGGCCGGTCCGTTCCCGACCGAGCTGTTCGACGAGGACGGCGAGGCGCTGCGGCGCATCGGCGGCGAGCGCGGCGTCACCACCGGCCGTGACCGCCGCTGCGGCTGGTTCGACGCCCCGATCGCGCGGTACGCGACGCGGGTCAACGGCCTGACCGACTTCTTCCTCACCAAGCTGGACGTCCTCACCGGCTGGGAGCGGATCCCGGTCTGCGTGGCGTACGAGATCGACGGCAAGCGTGTCGAGGAACTCCCGTACAACCAGACCGACTTCCACCACGCGAAGCCGATCTACGAGTACCTGCCGGGCTGGTCCGAGGACATCACCAAGGCCAAGACCTTCTCCGACCTGCCGAAGAACGCGCAGGGTTACGTGAAGGCCCTGGAGGAGATGTCGGGCGCTCCGATCTCCGCGATCGGCGTCGGCCCCGGCCGGACCGAGACGATCGAGATCAACTCGTTCCTGTAG
- a CDS encoding glycoside hydrolase family 19 protein, whose protein sequence is MIRRVMSLLVALGALVAALVVLPAATAQAAACATAWSSSAVYTNGGTVSYNGRNYTAKWWTQNERPGSSDVWADKGACGGGDGPGQNDGFVVSEAQFNQMFPNRNAFYTYQGLTDALSAYPAFANTGSDEVKKREAAAFLANVSHETGGLVYIKEVNEANYPHYCDATQPYGCPAGQSAYYGRGPIQLSWNFNYKAAGDALGINLLANPYLVEQNASVAWKTGLWYWNTQNGPGTMTAHNAIVNNAGFGETIRSINGALECNGGNPAQVQSRINKFTQFTQILGTTTGPNLSC, encoded by the coding sequence GTGATCCGACGTGTCATGAGTCTGCTGGTCGCGCTCGGCGCGCTCGTCGCAGCACTCGTCGTCCTTCCCGCCGCCACCGCGCAGGCCGCCGCCTGCGCCACGGCCTGGAGTTCCTCCGCCGTCTACACGAACGGCGGCACGGTCTCGTACAACGGCCGCAACTACACCGCCAAGTGGTGGACGCAGAACGAGCGTCCGGGTTCGTCGGACGTCTGGGCCGACAAGGGCGCCTGCGGCGGCGGTGACGGGCCGGGCCAGAACGACGGGTTCGTCGTCAGCGAGGCCCAGTTCAACCAGATGTTCCCGAACCGGAACGCCTTCTACACCTACCAGGGCCTGACCGACGCGCTGAGCGCCTACCCGGCCTTCGCCAACACCGGCAGCGACGAGGTCAAGAAGCGCGAGGCCGCAGCCTTCCTCGCCAACGTCAGCCACGAGACCGGCGGGCTGGTGTACATCAAGGAAGTCAACGAGGCGAACTACCCGCACTACTGCGACGCCACCCAGCCCTACGGCTGCCCGGCGGGCCAGTCCGCCTACTACGGCCGCGGCCCGATCCAGCTGAGCTGGAACTTCAACTACAAGGCCGCCGGGGACGCGCTGGGCATCAACCTGCTGGCCAACCCGTACCTGGTGGAGCAGAACGCCTCCGTGGCGTGGAAGACCGGCCTCTGGTACTGGAACACCCAGAACGGCCCCGGCACGATGACCGCCCACAACGCCATCGTCAACAACGCCGGCTTCGGCGAGACGATCCGCTCCATCAACGGCGCACTGGAGTGCAACGGCGGCAACCCGGCGCAGGTCCAGAGCCGGATCAACAAGTTCACGCAGTTCACCCAGATCCTCGGTACCACCACCGGACCGAACCTGAGCTGCTGA
- the dnaN gene encoding DNA polymerase III subunit beta, producing MEFRIDRSALTEAVSWAARVLPVRSPVPVLGGLLLDTEHGGERDGGGGSLRISGLDYEASARVDVDADVARSGKALVMGRRLLDICKVLPEGPVECAVEGSRFTVSGAGARFGLSVLPLDDYPALPPLPQVRGEVDGALFAAAVADVAVAAGRDDALPVLTGIRLGLDGDTMTLAATDRYRFAVRTLPWKAASPGESADAIVSARRLTEIARSLGRSGPVSVALDTGSAGFEHAGTRTTVRLLEGRLPRHEKLFTMEDPAVAVVDRVRLTEAVKRVSVVADGDSPVQLVFSRADASVLLRAGYEDDVASQRVPAALEGADELTVAFNPGYLADALATFTEPSLRLLLLGPGQRAMITDEAGTDAHRHLLMSVKPQLA from the coding sequence ATGGAGTTCCGCATCGACCGCAGCGCCCTGACCGAGGCGGTGTCCTGGGCGGCCCGCGTCCTGCCCGTGCGCTCGCCCGTCCCGGTGCTGGGCGGACTGCTGCTGGACACGGAACACGGGGGCGAACGCGACGGCGGGGGCGGGTCGTTGCGGATATCCGGTCTCGACTACGAGGCGTCCGCACGCGTCGACGTGGACGCCGACGTCGCACGGTCCGGAAAGGCGCTCGTCATGGGGCGACGGCTGCTGGACATCTGCAAGGTGCTGCCCGAGGGCCCCGTGGAGTGCGCGGTGGAGGGCTCGCGGTTCACGGTCTCGGGCGCCGGAGCCCGGTTCGGCCTCTCCGTGCTGCCCCTGGACGACTACCCGGCGCTGCCCCCGCTCCCGCAGGTCCGGGGCGAGGTGGACGGCGCGCTGTTCGCGGCGGCCGTGGCCGATGTGGCGGTGGCCGCCGGGCGCGACGACGCCCTGCCGGTCCTCACCGGCATCCGGCTGGGGCTCGACGGCGACACGATGACGCTCGCGGCGACCGACCGGTACCGCTTCGCCGTGCGGACCCTCCCGTGGAAGGCGGCCTCCCCCGGCGAGAGCGCCGACGCCATCGTCTCCGCCCGCCGCCTCACCGAGATCGCCCGGTCGCTGGGCCGCTCCGGGCCGGTGAGCGTCGCGCTGGACACCGGCTCGGCCGGTTTCGAGCACGCCGGGACGCGCACCACCGTACGGCTGCTGGAGGGCCGGCTGCCGCGCCACGAGAAGTTGTTCACGATGGAGGACCCGGCCGTCGCGGTGGTGGACCGGGTCCGGCTGACCGAGGCGGTCAAACGGGTCTCCGTCGTCGCGGACGGGGACAGTCCGGTGCAGCTGGTCTTCTCCCGCGCCGACGCCTCCGTGCTGCTCCGGGCGGGTTATGAGGACGATGTGGCGTCGCAGCGGGTGCCGGCCGCCCTGGAGGGGGCCGACGAGCTGACCGTGGCCTTCAACCCCGGCTATCTGGCGGACGCCCTGGCCACGTTCACCGAACCGTCCCTGCGGCTCCTGCTGCTGGGGCCCGGACAGCGCGCGATGATCACGGACGAGGCGGGCACGGACGCCCATCGTCACCTGCTGATGTCGGTCAAGCCGCAGCTGGCGTGA